The following coding sequences lie in one Oceanicola sp. 502str15 genomic window:
- a CDS encoding LysM peptidoglycan-binding domain-containing protein, whose protein sequence is MTPTLDIQQPRPFDLVGQTILIAGNATAFEGTLTIHVSEGHDEYSGFTSVGALGLRQFQGAIEIPASHSFQLNRLFLTLADDTGNENGPSVTIPVLFGPRLLPGYRGWQPHTVQPGDTLTSIAQSHYGNGNFTPIFEANQHVLASPDLIFPGQILRIPRSDI, encoded by the coding sequence ATGACGCCCACCCTCGATATCCAGCAACCCCGCCCCTTCGATCTGGTCGGCCAGACGATCTTGATCGCGGGCAATGCCACCGCCTTTGAAGGCACGCTGACGATCCATGTCAGCGAGGGGCACGACGAATACTCGGGCTTCACCTCGGTCGGCGCGCTCGGCCTGCGGCAGTTTCAGGGCGCGATCGAGATTCCGGCGAGCCACAGCTTTCAGCTCAACCGCCTTTTCCTGACCCTGGCCGACGACACCGGAAACGAAAACGGCCCCTCGGTAACAATCCCGGTGCTCTTCGGCCCGCGCCTCCTGCCGGGCTATCGCGGCTGGCAGCCCCACACGGTGCAACCCGGCGATACGCTCACCTCGATTGCCCAATCGCACTACGGCAACGGCAATTTCACACCGATATTCGAGGCCAATCAGCACGTGCTGGCAAGCCCCGACCTGATCTTTCCGGGGCAGATCCTGCGCATTCCGCGCAGCGACATCTGA
- a CDS encoding VWA domain-containing protein: MTDEFDKLKAALQSAPPAPEAQAKARAMALAMQAFDDEREENAAIRQGLANGPRLTPEGPRKAGLMQGVREMFSKLSTKAGLAATTGIVAAGLAAVVIIPQMQNGGGPEAITVSETPAPKERVQAPVRQDVASADETRADDGAASGGASEAVEELAESEAPMEADAMADVAAAEPAPAPSGTPRPAATVRKRAAIGDQNGALGGIAGVTRPMPVPPPPSDGGYVQPEPDTEAFPEAEQNPVKVASEEPVSTFSIDVDTASYSVVRSSLNAGRMPPPDAVRVEEMVNYFPYAYAAPEADDPAPFKPTVVVSETPWNPDTQLVTVAIQGEMPVVEDRPPLNLVFLVDSSGSMNQANKLPLLKQSLRLMLPELRPEDQVAIVAYAGSSGLVLPPTPAGERAKILNALDNIGAGGSTAGAAGLEQAYAVAEEMTEEGEISRVLLATDGDFNVGLSSPEAMKDFIEKKRDSGTFLSVLGFGRGNLNDALMQSLAQNGNGQAAYIDTLNEARKVLVDQLTGALFPIASDVKIQVEFNPTEVAEYRLIGYETRALKREDFNNDKVDAGEIGAGHSVTAIYEVTPVGSPAVLNDPLRYGSADVSVAPAQAEQDNPELAFLRMRWKEPGASESELLEFPITEGMGEATDETRFAAAIAGFGQLLKGSDYLKGWSYADAIEMANGAKGTDEFGYRAEAVNLMRLAQSLSQ, translated from the coding sequence ATGACCGACGAGTTCGACAAGCTGAAAGCGGCGTTGCAATCCGCCCCGCCCGCTCCCGAAGCGCAGGCAAAGGCCCGCGCCATGGCCCTTGCCATGCAGGCTTTTGACGATGAGCGCGAAGAAAATGCGGCCATTCGCCAAGGATTGGCCAATGGCCCGCGTCTCACTCCTGAAGGCCCCCGAAAGGCGGGGCTGATGCAAGGAGTGAGAGAGATGTTTTCGAAGCTGAGCACCAAGGCCGGTCTGGCCGCCACCACCGGCATCGTTGCCGCAGGGCTGGCCGCCGTGGTCATCATCCCGCAGATGCAGAACGGTGGCGGGCCGGAGGCAATCACCGTGAGCGAAACGCCCGCGCCGAAAGAGCGCGTGCAGGCCCCGGTGCGCCAGGATGTGGCCAGCGCCGACGAGACCCGCGCCGATGATGGCGCGGCCAGCGGCGGCGCGTCCGAAGCCGTCGAGGAACTGGCCGAGAGCGAGGCGCCCATGGAAGCCGACGCCATGGCCGATGTCGCCGCCGCCGAGCCCGCCCCCGCGCCCTCCGGCACCCCGCGTCCTGCCGCCACCGTGCGCAAGCGGGCTGCCATCGGCGATCAGAATGGCGCGTTGGGCGGCATCGCTGGCGTCACCCGGCCCATGCCCGTCCCGCCGCCGCCCTCGGATGGTGGTTACGTCCAGCCCGAGCCTGACACCGAGGCCTTCCCCGAGGCCGAGCAGAACCCGGTGAAAGTGGCCTCCGAAGAGCCGGTTTCCACCTTCTCGATCGACGTGGACACGGCCAGCTACTCCGTCGTCCGCTCTTCTCTCAACGCGGGCCGGATGCCGCCGCCCGATGCGGTGCGCGTGGAGGAGATGGTCAACTACTTCCCCTATGCCTACGCCGCCCCCGAGGCGGATGACCCAGCGCCGTTCAAGCCTACGGTCGTTGTCTCCGAAACCCCGTGGAACCCGGACACCCAACTCGTCACCGTAGCGATCCAGGGCGAAATGCCCGTGGTCGAAGACCGCCCGCCGCTCAACCTCGTGTTCCTCGTCGACAGCTCCGGCTCGATGAACCAGGCCAACAAGCTGCCACTGCTCAAGCAGAGCCTGCGCCTCATGCTCCCCGAGCTACGCCCCGAGGATCAGGTGGCCATTGTCGCCTATGCCGGCAGCTCCGGCCTGGTGCTGCCGCCCACCCCTGCCGGGGAGCGGGCCAAGATTCTGAACGCGCTCGACAACATCGGTGCAGGCGGCTCTACCGCCGGGGCGGCGGGGCTGGAGCAGGCCTACGCCGTGGCCGAGGAAATGACCGAAGAGGGCGAGATTTCCCGCGTCCTTCTGGCCACCGATGGCGATTTCAACGTGGGCCTCTCCTCGCCCGAGGCGATGAAGGACTTCATCGAGAAGAAGCGCGACAGCGGCACCTTCCTGTCGGTCCTCGGCTTCGGGCGGGGCAACCTGAACGACGCGCTGATGCAGTCGCTGGCGCAAAATGGCAACGGCCAGGCCGCCTACATCGACACGCTCAACGAGGCCCGCAAGGTGCTGGTGGACCAGCTCACCGGCGCGCTCTTTCCGATCGCGTCGGACGTGAAGATCCAAGTGGAGTTCAACCCCACCGAGGTCGCCGAATACCGCCTGATCGGCTATGAAACCCGCGCCCTGAAGCGCGAGGATTTCAACAACGACAAGGTGGATGCGGGCGAGATCGGCGCGGGCCACTCGGTGACGGCGATCTACGAGGTCACGCCGGTCGGCTCCCCTGCCGTTTTGAACGACCCGCTTCGTTACGGCTCCGCCGATGTCTCGGTGGCCCCCGCACAGGCCGAGCAGGACAACCCCGAGCTGGCCTTTTTGCGGATGCGCTGGAAGGAGCCGGGGGCGAGCGAGAGCGAGCTGCTGGAATTTCCCATCACCGAAGGCATGGGCGAGGCCACGGATGAAACCCGCTTCGCCGCCGCCATCGCGGGTTTCGGGCAGCTTCTCAAGGGCTCCGATTACCTGAAGGGTTGGAGCTACGCCGATGCCATCGAAATGGCCAATGGCGCCAAGGGGACTGACGAATTCGGCTACCGCGCCGAGGCAGTGAACCTCATGCGCCTAGCACAGAGCCTCTCGCAGTAA
- a CDS encoding TIGR03862 family flavoprotein: MDALVIGGGPAGLAAAEVLAGAGRRVLLAEAKPSVGRKLLMAGKSGLNLTKQEEGFGAAYGTDWLAPMLEAFGPAEVRAWAEGLGQESFVGSTGRVFPRAMKASPLLRAWLGRLNTVELRTRWRWRGWEGNAALFDTPGGAERIEARVTVLALGGASWARLGSDGAWAEVLAGEGVELAPFRPANMGFEVVWSAHMAPHFGSPVKGVRLSAGAAESRGEFVVSARGLEGGGIYEVSAAMREGAPLVLDLLPETSVEDATARLAKGGKESVGNRLRKRLGLSPVARALVMEFGRPLPEGAALAALIKALPVAHGGPRPLDEAISVAGGVTRAAVDDGLMLKARPGVFVAGEMLDWEAPTGGYLLTGCFATGRWAGQHALRYLNQDVG, from the coding sequence ATGGATGCATTGGTGATCGGAGGCGGCCCGGCGGGGCTGGCGGCGGCGGAGGTTCTGGCCGGGGCTGGGCGGCGCGTGCTGCTGGCAGAGGCGAAGCCCTCGGTGGGGCGCAAGCTGCTGATGGCGGGCAAGTCGGGGCTCAACCTGACCAAGCAGGAAGAGGGCTTTGGCGCGGCCTATGGCACCGACTGGCTGGCGCCGATGCTGGAGGCGTTCGGCCCGGCAGAGGTGCGCGCCTGGGCGGAAGGACTGGGGCAGGAAAGCTTTGTCGGGTCGACCGGGCGGGTCTTTCCCAGGGCAATGAAGGCCTCGCCCTTGCTGAGGGCATGGCTGGGACGGCTGAACACCGTCGAGCTGCGCACCCGCTGGCGCTGGCGCGGCTGGGAGGGCAACGCGGCGCTGTTCGACACGCCGGGCGGCGCGGAGCGGATCGAGGCCAGGGTAACGGTTTTGGCGCTGGGCGGCGCAAGCTGGGCGCGGCTCGGCTCGGATGGCGCATGGGCCGAGGTGCTGGCGGGCGAGGGCGTGGAGCTGGCGCCGTTCCGCCCCGCGAACATGGGGTTCGAGGTGGTGTGGTCGGCGCATATGGCACCGCATTTCGGAAGCCCGGTGAAGGGCGTGCGGTTGAGCGCAGGCGCGGCGGAGAGCCGGGGCGAGTTCGTGGTGTCGGCTCGGGGGCTGGAGGGCGGCGGGATTTACGAGGTCTCGGCGGCGATGCGCGAGGGCGCGCCGCTGGTGCTGGACCTGCTGCCCGAAACGAGCGTGGAAGACGCCACCGCAAGGTTGGCGAAGGGCGGCAAGGAGAGCGTGGGCAACCGGCTGCGCAAGCGGCTGGGGCTGAGCCCGGTGGCGCGGGCGCTGGTGATGGAATTCGGGCGCCCCCTGCCGGAAGGCGCGGCGCTTGCCGCGCTGATAAAGGCGCTGCCGGTAGCCCATGGCGGCCCGCGCCCGCTGGACGAGGCGATTTCTGTGGCGGGTGGCGTGACGCGCGCGGCGGTGGACGACGGGTTGATGCTGAAAGCGCGGCCCGGCGTCTTTGTGGCTGGCGAAATGCTCGATTGGGAGGCGCCCACTGGTGGCTACCTGCTGACGGGCTGCTTCGCCACGGGGCGCTGGGCGGGGCAGCATGCCCTGCGCTACCTGAATCAAGATGTAGGGTAG
- a CDS encoding DMT family transporter, which translates to MPLSPNAQGALWMTASMAGFAVEDAFIKSAAGAVPVGQVLASFGLIGTTIFAFLCLRRGERLVHPALFSRPMAVRCGFEMLGRVFYTLAIALTPLSTASAILQAAPLVVALGAMLVLHEPVSPARWVAIFVGFAGVLLVLRPGLEGFDMLAILSVLGMIGFAGRDLATRAAPPVLSHVQLSLYGCAILIPAGLLILAFQSAPVVPSGGDALRILAASLAGASAYYALTIAMRTGDVGVIAPFRYTRLVVAMVLAAIVFGERPDTATLAGSAIIVGAGLIALASGRRRRARA; encoded by the coding sequence ATGCCCCTCTCCCCCAACGCCCAAGGCGCCCTCTGGATGACCGCCTCCATGGCCGGTTTCGCCGTCGAGGACGCCTTCATAAAATCCGCCGCCGGGGCGGTGCCGGTGGGGCAGGTGCTTGCGAGCTTCGGCCTGATCGGCACCACGATCTTTGCCTTTCTCTGTCTGCGGCGGGGCGAAAGACTGGTGCACCCCGCCCTGTTTTCACGGCCCATGGCGGTGCGCTGCGGGTTCGAGATGCTGGGGCGTGTTTTTTACACGCTCGCCATCGCGCTCACCCCGCTATCCACCGCCTCCGCCATCCTTCAGGCCGCGCCGCTCGTAGTCGCACTGGGGGCCATGCTGGTGCTGCACGAGCCGGTCAGCCCGGCGCGTTGGGTGGCGATCTTCGTGGGGTTTGCGGGCGTTCTGCTGGTACTGCGCCCCGGTCTGGAAGGCTTCGACATGCTGGCGATCCTCTCGGTGCTCGGCATGATCGGCTTTGCTGGCCGCGATCTGGCCACCCGGGCCGCGCCGCCCGTGCTCTCTCACGTTCAGCTCAGTCTTTACGGCTGCGCCATCCTGATTCCGGCCGGATTGCTGATCCTCGCCTTCCAATCCGCCCCCGTTGTCCCCTCGGGTGGCGATGCGCTGCGTATTCTCGCCGCCTCGTTGGCCGGGGCATCGGCCTATTACGCGCTGACCATCGCCATGCGCACCGGCGACGTGGGGGTTATTGCGCCCTTCCGCTATACCCGGCTGGTGGTGGCGATGGTGCTCGCCGCCATTGTTTTTGGCGAACGCCCCGACACCGCTACCCTCGCAGGCTCTGCCATCATCGTCGGCGCCGGGCTGATCGCCCTTGCCAGCGGACGGCGCAGGCGAGCCCGCGCCTGA
- the hemF gene encoding oxygen-dependent coproporphyrinogen oxidase, with protein sequence MSAAMEQEKARAATWFRSLRDEIVAAFEALEESHPGAEPLGRFELIPTERTAEDGSDAGGGLMSVMRGGRVFEKVGVNVSEVFGTLGEAAQRSMAARGVPGVEDDPRFWASGISLVAHMQNPHCPAVHMNTRMFWTPAAWWFGGGSDLNPCLEYAEDTAHFHAVQKAHLDPHGAQLYPELKAWADEYFYIPHRKRARGVGGIFMDDRNTGEWEADFALTQDIGRAFLPAYLPLVEKRRVQSWGEAEKEAQLVHRGLYAEYNLVYDRGTKFGLATGHDANAVLMSLPPMAKWV encoded by the coding sequence ATGAGCGCAGCGATGGAGCAGGAAAAGGCCCGCGCCGCCACCTGGTTTCGCAGCCTGCGCGACGAGATCGTGGCGGCCTTCGAAGCGCTCGAAGAGAGCCATCCCGGCGCGGAGCCTCTGGGCCGGTTCGAGCTGATACCGACCGAGCGCACCGCCGAGGATGGTAGCGATGCCGGTGGCGGGCTCATGAGCGTGATGCGCGGCGGGCGGGTCTTTGAAAAGGTGGGGGTGAACGTGTCGGAGGTCTTCGGCACACTTGGCGAGGCCGCGCAGCGATCCATGGCGGCCCGCGGCGTGCCGGGGGTGGAAGACGACCCGCGGTTCTGGGCCTCGGGGATCAGCCTGGTGGCCCATATGCAGAACCCGCATTGCCCCGCCGTTCACATGAACACCCGCATGTTCTGGACCCCGGCGGCCTGGTGGTTTGGTGGCGGGAGCGATCTGAACCCCTGTCTCGAATATGCCGAGGACACCGCGCATTTTCATGCCGTCCAGAAGGCGCATCTCGATCCGCACGGCGCGCAGCTCTATCCGGAGCTGAAGGCCTGGGCGGATGAATATTTCTATATCCCGCACCGCAAGCGGGCCCGCGGTGTGGGCGGTATCTTCATGGATGATCGCAACACCGGCGAGTGGGAGGCGGACTTTGCCCTCACTCAGGACATCGGCCGCGCCTTTCTGCCGGCCTACCTCCCGCTGGTCGAGAAGCGCCGGGTGCAAAGCTGGGGCGAGGCCGAAAAGGAGGCCCAGCTGGTGCATCGCGGGCTCTATGCCGAGTATAATCTCGTCTACGACCGGGGCACCAAATTCGGGCTGGCGACAGGTCATGATGCCAATGCGGTGCTCATGAGCCTGCCGCCAATGGCCAAGTGGGTCTGA
- a CDS encoding RNA polymerase sigma factor, whose protein sequence is MAVSDHSLALAAAGGDRESFAALLARHYDRLHAFAFRLTGSRAEAEDLTQDICLALPAKLARYEGRAAFGTWLYRVAVNAAHDRRRRAASQAKAAEGWGDWEVARQAEISETTEAVDWLTATLRTLPEELRDTCALVLGEEMTQVQAGEVLGVSEGTIAWRMSEVKKRLRAVATEERAS, encoded by the coding sequence ATGGCAGTCTCCGATCACTCTCTGGCCCTTGCCGCCGCCGGCGGTGATCGCGAGTCCTTTGCCGCGCTGCTCGCGCGCCACTACGACAGGCTCCACGCCTTTGCGTTCCGCCTGACCGGCAGCCGTGCCGAGGCCGAGGATCTGACTCAGGATATCTGCCTCGCCCTGCCCGCCAAACTCGCCCGTTACGAGGGTCGCGCAGCCTTTGGCACATGGCTCTACCGGGTGGCGGTGAACGCGGCGCATGACCGGCGCCGCCGCGCGGCGAGCCAGGCGAAGGCGGCGGAAGGCTGGGGCGACTGGGAGGTCGCGCGGCAAGCCGAGATCAGTGAGACCACCGAGGCGGTTGACTGGCTCACCGCCACCCTGCGCACCCTGCCCGAAGAGCTGCGCGACACCTGCGCGCTGGTGCTGGGCGAAGAGATGACACAGGTCCAGGCCGGAGAGGTTCTGGGCGTGAGCGAGGGCACAATCGCCTGGCGCATGTCGGAGGTCAAAAAGCGCCTCCGCGCCGTGGCAACCGAGGAAAGAGCGTCATGA